From a single Nicotiana tomentosiformis chromosome 2, ASM39032v3, whole genome shotgun sequence genomic region:
- the LOC104110591 gene encoding uncharacterized protein, producing the protein MQMRDLSREHNPKPKGTLPSDKIANPKGNGSGPTSHCMAITTRSGKVKEKAKETPKALAQIPRPSPPFPQRLARRVDDSKFEKFYDILKQLSVNIPFMEAFQEMTGFAKYLKDLITKKRTTKNEVVNVTHRVISIIATTTVEKKEDPRAFTIPCTTGLRNFARALCDNGASINLMPFAIYKQLGLSMPRPTSMRLQMADRSIKRPVGIIDDVLVKVGKFLLPAEFVILDCAVDKEIPIILGRPFLAIGRALMDS; encoded by the exons ATGCAAATGAGAGATTTGTCAAGAGAGCATAATCCAAAGCCGAAGGGCACACTCCCAAGTGACAAAATTGCAAACCCTAAAGGAAATGGGAGTGGTCCAACTTCTCATTGCATGGCAATCACCACGCGAAGCGGAAAG GTAAAGGAAAAGGCGAAAGAGACACCAAAAGCTCTAGCACAAATTCCTAGACCTTCCCCTCCGTTCCCTCAAAGACTTGCTAGGAGGGTTGATGATAGcaaatttgagaaattttatgACATTCTCAAGCAATTGTCGGTGAACATACCATTTATGGAAGCCTTTCAAGAGATGACGGGTTTTGCTAAATACTTAAAGGACTTGATAACCAAGAAAAGAACCACTAAGAATGAAGTGGTGAATGTGACTCACCGAGTTATCTCCATTATTGCAACAACCACCGTTGAAAAGAAAGAAGACCCGAGAGCATTCACTATTCCATGTACTACTGGCTTGCGAAATTTTGCAAGGGCTCTTTGTGACAATGGGGCTAGCATTAACTTGATGCCTTTTGCCATTTACAAGCAATTGGGGTTAAGCATGCCGAGACCTACAagcatgaggttgcaaatggctgATCGTTCAATCAAAAGACCAGTGGGAATTATTGATGATGTCCTAGTGAAAGTGGGAAAGTTCCTCCTTCCGGCCGAATTTGTGATCCTTGACTGTGCCGTTGACAAAGAAATCCCTATCATCTTGGGGAGGCCATTCCTTGCTATCGGAAGAGCACTTATGGATTCATAA